One Angustibacter sp. Root456 genomic window carries:
- a CDS encoding HNH endonuclease signature motif containing protein encodes MTDTVGTSGGAGDARAAVSALAEGLERLAGAALWPLGDGELAEVAGLLDQVRRLADGQTVRLLGEVDSRGLPGQDGTGSPGAWLRKVSPTLRPAEAAGLGKQAQTLYRSALSPELAPTRGAPEAGALRVCQARVVTDTIEKLSPPHVPADGPEAIDADQVTTAQVMLLDDATRLPAADLAKCATAIRHHLDPSADDRLARDEKAQHRQRCLILSTEASGMTFLQGLLTKEAGAALRTAIDAWSAPQPADDGTPDPRTAGQRRHDALQRLAETTLARDEVPTSHGSHVKVIVRVTGETLAAAIAPSGPDQIKPTGLPPAELDDGTPISRQLLARLSCGAALVPVLLDDLGNPLEVGRTLRDYTARQRTALIERDRHCTWPGCTAPVSWCDAHHVDYWEHGGRTDLTRGALLCGRHHRYVHATGATARLVDGQIIWTEPGSPPESPPPDPQRWQRQYLQRLTRQWLVPRRE; translated from the coding sequence ATGACGGACACAGTGGGCACTTCGGGCGGCGCGGGCGACGCGCGCGCTGCGGTGTCCGCGCTGGCCGAGGGGCTCGAGCGGCTGGCCGGGGCCGCCCTGTGGCCGCTCGGCGACGGCGAGCTGGCCGAGGTGGCGGGCCTGCTCGACCAGGTGCGCCGGCTTGCCGACGGGCAGACGGTGCGCCTGCTCGGCGAGGTCGACTCGCGCGGGCTGCCGGGCCAGGACGGCACCGGGTCGCCTGGGGCATGGCTGCGCAAGGTGAGCCCGACGCTGCGCCCGGCCGAGGCTGCAGGCCTGGGCAAGCAGGCCCAGACCCTCTACCGCTCCGCGCTCTCACCCGAGCTGGCACCGACCCGCGGGGCGCCGGAGGCCGGCGCCCTGCGGGTGTGCCAGGCCCGCGTGGTCACCGACACGATCGAGAAGCTCTCCCCACCCCACGTCCCGGCCGACGGCCCGGAAGCCATCGACGCCGACCAGGTCACGACCGCCCAGGTGATGCTCCTGGACGACGCCACGCGCCTTCCTGCCGCCGACCTGGCCAAGTGCGCCACCGCGATCCGCCACCACCTCGACCCGAGCGCCGACGACCGCCTCGCCCGCGACGAGAAGGCCCAGCACCGCCAGCGCTGCCTCATCCTGTCGACCGAGGCCTCAGGCATGACGTTCCTGCAGGGCCTGCTCACGAAGGAGGCCGGCGCGGCGCTGCGTACCGCCATCGACGCGTGGTCCGCCCCTCAACCCGCCGACGACGGCACCCCCGACCCGCGCACCGCCGGCCAGCGTCGTCACGACGCCCTGCAGCGGCTCGCCGAGACCACCCTGGCCCGAGACGAAGTACCCACGAGCCACGGCAGCCACGTCAAGGTCATCGTCCGCGTCACCGGCGAGACCCTCGCCGCCGCCATCGCCCCCAGTGGGCCGGACCAGATCAAGCCGACCGGGCTGCCCCCGGCCGAGCTCGACGACGGCACCCCCATCTCCCGGCAGCTGCTGGCCCGCCTGTCCTGCGGAGCCGCCCTCGTGCCGGTGCTGCTCGACGACCTCGGCAACCCCCTGGAGGTCGGCCGCACCCTGCGCGACTACACCGCACGCCAACGCACTGCCTTGATCGAACGCGACCGGCACTGCACCTGGCCCGGCTGCACGGCGCCCGTCTCCTGGTGCGACGCCCACCATGTCGACTACTGGGAGCACGGCGGGCGCACCGACCTGACTCGCGGCGCCCTGCTCTGTGGCCGCCACCACCGCTACGTCCACGCCACCGGGGCCACCGCCCGCCTCGTCGACGGCCAGATCATCTGGACCGAGCCCGGAAGCCCACCGGAGTCCCCGCCACCAGACCCCCAACGCTGGCAGCGCCAGTACCTGCAACGGCTCACCCGCCAGTGGCTCGTGCCGCGCCGAGAGTGA